A window of Komagataeibacter medellinensis NBRC 3288 contains these coding sequences:
- the zwf gene encoding glucose-6-phosphate dehydrogenase, with translation MAHLPPVDTFDYIVFGGTGDLTMRKLLPALYHRYRDGQIPDDSRIIGTARSPLSRADYQQRATDALHEHVKPEALDDATVARFVNMVHYVSLNGAEADSDWPTLKTLLDSVPPGRIRVYYLATSPALYGQICENLSREDLITPQSRVVLEKPIGTDLASAEAINDSVGRHFPENQIFRIDHYLGKETVQNLIALRFANPVFERLWSCDAIDYVQITAAETVGVENRGPYYDRSGALRDMIQNHLLQVLCLVAMDPPVSLGADSVRNEKLKVLHALKPIEADDVAIYTARGQYMRGTIGGRAVNGYLEDLGEGMTSETETFVALKAEILTWRWGTVPFYLRSGKRMAEKSSEIVIQFRGAPWSIFANRPDANRLIIRIQPDEGMMLSVSTKDPTPTDSLALRKADINIEFEKAFNIRYPDAYERLLLDVVRGDPILFIRRDEVAAAWRWIDPILQGWKENKAPLEPYASGTWGPEGARNLLSQSGHLWHEDMKQQPPT, from the coding sequence ATGGCACATCTTCCCCCCGTTGATACTTTTGACTACATCGTTTTCGGCGGAACAGGTGACCTGACCATGCGCAAGCTGCTGCCTGCGCTCTATCACCGTTACCGTGACGGGCAGATCCCCGATGATTCGCGCATCATCGGCACGGCACGTTCCCCCCTTTCGCGCGCCGACTACCAGCAGCGCGCCACCGACGCCCTGCACGAACACGTCAAGCCCGAGGCGCTGGATGACGCAACCGTCGCCCGCTTTGTGAACATGGTGCATTACGTCAGCCTCAACGGGGCGGAGGCGGATAGCGACTGGCCCACGCTCAAGACCCTGCTGGACAGCGTGCCGCCGGGGCGCATCCGGGTCTACTACCTTGCTACATCCCCCGCCTTGTATGGCCAGATCTGCGAGAACCTGAGCCGCGAGGACCTGATCACGCCGCAGTCGCGCGTGGTGCTGGAAAAGCCGATTGGCACCGACCTTGCCAGCGCGGAGGCGATCAATGATAGCGTTGGCCGTCACTTCCCCGAAAACCAGATCTTCCGCATCGACCACTATCTGGGCAAAGAGACGGTCCAGAACCTGATCGCCCTGCGCTTTGCCAACCCGGTGTTCGAGCGGCTGTGGTCGTGCGATGCGATCGACTACGTGCAGATCACGGCGGCCGAGACCGTGGGCGTGGAAAACCGTGGCCCCTATTACGACCGCTCCGGCGCCCTGCGCGACATGATCCAGAACCACCTGCTGCAGGTGCTCTGCCTTGTAGCGATGGACCCGCCCGTCTCGCTGGGAGCCGACAGCGTGCGGAACGAAAAGCTCAAGGTGTTGCACGCCCTCAAGCCGATCGAGGCGGATGACGTGGCCATCTATACCGCACGCGGGCAGTACATGCGCGGCACCATTGGCGGGCGCGCGGTGAACGGCTACCTCGAAGACCTGGGCGAAGGGATGACCAGCGAGACGGAAACCTTCGTGGCGCTAAAGGCCGAAATCCTGACATGGCGGTGGGGCACGGTGCCGTTCTACCTGCGCTCAGGTAAGCGCATGGCCGAGAAATCAAGCGAGATCGTGATCCAGTTCCGAGGTGCGCCGTGGTCGATCTTCGCCAACCGGCCCGACGCCAACCGCCTGATCATCCGCATCCAGCCCGATGAGGGGATGATGCTCTCGGTTTCGACCAAGGACCCTACGCCCACCGACAGTCTGGCCCTGCGCAAGGCGGACATCAACATCGAGTTCGAGAAGGCGTTCAACATCCGCTATCCCGATGCCTATGAGCGGCTGCTGCTCGATGTGGTGCGTGGCGACCCGATCCTGTTCATCCGCCGCGACGAGGTGGCCGCCGCCTGGCGCTGGATCGACCCGATCCTGCAGGGCTGGAAGGAAAACAAGGCCCCGCTGGAGCCATATGCCTCCGGCACATGGGGGCCGGAGGGGGCGCGCAACCTGCTCTCCCAGTCCGGCCACCTGTGGCATGAGGACATGAAGCAGCAGCCACCCACATGA
- a CDS encoding alpha/beta hydrolase produces MTQSTPACRPNLLTRVLLGGMKWVGSRRRTQVPHTLEDMRHRLDRPCFPMKLSGLQVRRVIDCRVPGRDGLLPARLYVPYGRVHGVVLFMHGGGYVHCGLNSHHGICCRLARQSGAAVLSIAYSLAPEHRFPVAVDDCWAALQWLAGEAHRWGGPIAVAGDSAGGTLAAVMAQMARDRGGPELALQLLYYPSLYGVRDVPSRHVYANGYVLSTKLMEWYAEQYVRTAADLTDPRLAPICAPSLAGLAPAVIGLAQCDPLHDEGTGYASAMQQAGSPARTRTWRGAVHGFLNFYSMLPAGREAIRYGAEALRQALRANGGASGAGGGTRPDSASPSVLSGQSGQSGV; encoded by the coding sequence ATGACCCAGTCCACCCCCGCCTGCCGCCCCAACCTGCTGACCCGCGTGTTGCTGGGTGGCATGAAGTGGGTGGGGTCGCGCCGCCGTACGCAAGTTCCCCATACGCTGGAGGATATGCGCCACAGGCTGGACCGCCCATGTTTTCCCATGAAGCTGTCCGGGCTACAGGTCCGCCGTGTGATCGACTGCCGGGTGCCGGGCCGCGACGGCCTGTTGCCCGCGCGACTGTACGTGCCCTACGGCCGGGTGCATGGGGTGGTGCTGTTCATGCATGGAGGCGGGTATGTGCATTGCGGGCTGAATTCGCATCACGGCATATGCTGCAGGCTTGCGCGGCAGTCTGGGGCGGCCGTGCTGTCCATTGCCTACAGTCTGGCGCCCGAGCACCGCTTTCCCGTTGCGGTGGATGACTGCTGGGCCGCCCTGCAGTGGCTGGCAGGCGAGGCGCATCGCTGGGGCGGGCCGATTGCGGTGGCGGGCGACAGCGCGGGCGGCACGCTGGCCGCCGTCATGGCGCAGATGGCGCGCGATCGGGGCGGGCCGGAACTGGCCCTGCAACTGCTCTATTACCCCTCGCTTTACGGCGTGCGGGACGTGCCTTCGCGCCATGTCTATGCCAATGGCTACGTACTTTCGACCAAACTCATGGAATGGTATGCCGAGCAGTATGTCCGTACGGCTGCCGACCTGACCGATCCGCGCCTTGCGCCCATCTGTGCGCCTTCGCTGGCCGGGCTTGCGCCCGCGGTCATCGGGCTGGCGCAGTGTGATCCGCTGCATGATGAAGGCACCGGTTACGCAAGCGCCATGCAGCAGGCCGGAAGCCCGGCCCGCACCCGCACATGGCGTGGCGCGGTGCACGGGTTCCTGAACTTCTATTCTATGCTGCCAGCAGGGCGGGAGGCCATCCGTTACGGTGCGGAAGCCCTGCGCCAGGCGCTGCGGGCGAATGGTGGTGCTAGCGGGGCAGGGGGTGGAACACGCCCGGACTCTGCCAGTCCGTCAGTGCTTTCTGGTCAATCCGGTCAATCTGGAGTGTAA
- the mraZ gene encoding division/cell wall cluster transcriptional repressor MraZ — protein MSVFLGTHQNRLDAKGRVSIPSAFRTALRARAKSGEPLAILRPSHLHPCLEAWPADAFAALTRPLDEMDIFSEDHDDLATALYADAYPFEADKEGRILLPESLRAHAGLTEQVTFMGLGRTFQIWNPQAAEERRSAARARARSLTAGRGAANTGTPS, from the coding sequence GTGAGTGTATTCCTGGGCACACACCAGAACCGGCTGGATGCAAAAGGACGGGTTTCCATTCCCTCCGCATTCCGCACGGCGTTGCGTGCCAGGGCCAAATCGGGCGAACCGCTGGCCATCCTGCGTCCGTCCCATCTGCATCCCTGCCTTGAGGCATGGCCCGCCGATGCCTTTGCCGCACTGACCCGCCCGCTGGATGAAATGGACATTTTTTCCGAAGACCATGACGACCTCGCCACTGCCCTCTATGCCGACGCCTATCCATTTGAAGCCGACAAGGAAGGCCGCATCCTGCTGCCCGAATCCCTGCGCGCCCATGCGGGCCTGACCGAGCAGGTCACCTTCATGGGGCTGGGCCGCACTTTCCAGATCTGGAACCCGCAGGCGGCGGAAGAACGCCGCAGCGCCGCACGCGCCCGCGCACGCAGCCTGACGGCGGGCCGGGGCGCCGCCAACACGGGCACGCCGTCATGA
- the rsmH gene encoding 16S rRNA (cytosine(1402)-N(4))-methyltransferase RsmH — protein sequence MNASFPPHDPGHVPVMLAEVMDYLAPHDGGRYVDGTFGGGGYARAILASSACQLWGIDRDPAAITRGRALAPAYVAADGTQRLHLLHGGFADMAALLAEAGVARVDGIVLDLGVSSYQIDEADRGFSFRMDGPLDMRMGDTGPTAADVVNTLPEDELADIIYHYGEERLSRRVARAIVAARAESPLLRTGQLADVVRSVVRPDRSGIDPATRTFQGLRIHVNDELGQIHRVLEQAPRLLAPGGRLVVVSFHSLEDRLVKQAMAQAAGRMPAPSRHDPRAMTERAGPTGFRLLTGRPIRPGEEETRRNPRARSARLRAMECIAPLPLAELEPAG from the coding sequence ATGAACGCTTCCTTCCCCCCCCACGACCCCGGGCATGTACCCGTCATGCTGGCCGAGGTAATGGACTACCTTGCCCCCCATGATGGCGGCCGTTACGTGGATGGCACGTTTGGCGGCGGCGGCTATGCGCGCGCCATCCTGGCATCAAGCGCCTGCCAGCTCTGGGGCATTGACCGCGATCCCGCAGCCATTACGCGCGGCCGGGCATTGGCCCCGGCTTACGTGGCGGCCGATGGCACGCAGCGCCTGCACCTGCTGCACGGCGGCTTTGCCGATATGGCCGCGCTGCTGGCGGAAGCGGGTGTTGCGCGGGTGGATGGCATCGTGCTCGACCTCGGCGTGTCATCCTACCAGATTGACGAGGCGGATCGCGGCTTCTCCTTCCGCATGGACGGGCCGCTGGACATGCGCATGGGCGATACCGGTCCCACGGCGGCCGATGTGGTCAATACCCTGCCCGAAGATGAACTGGCAGACATCATCTACCATTATGGCGAGGAACGGCTTTCACGCCGGGTTGCGCGCGCCATCGTGGCGGCCCGCGCCGAATCGCCCCTGCTGCGGACCGGGCAACTGGCTGATGTCGTGCGCTCGGTGGTCAGGCCCGACCGCTCGGGCATCGACCCCGCCACCCGCACGTTCCAGGGGCTGCGCATTCACGTCAATGACGAACTGGGCCAGATCCACCGCGTGCTGGAACAGGCACCGCGCCTGCTGGCACCAGGCGGACGGCTGGTTGTCGTATCGTTCCATTCTCTGGAAGACAGGCTGGTCAAGCAGGCCATGGCGCAGGCCGCGGGGCGTATGCCTGCGCCCTCCCGCCATGATCCGCGCGCCATGACGGAACGCGCCGGCCCTACAGGATTCAGGCTCCTGACCGGACGCCCGATCCGACCGGGAGAAGAAGAGACCCGCCGTAATCCACGCGCACGCAGCGCAAGACTGCGCGCGATGGAATGCATTGCCCCCCTCCCCCTTGCAGAATTGGAACCTGCCGGATGA
- the ftsL gene encoding cell division protein FtsL produces the protein MSRLVTLFFAVVAAVSGLFLYNKKQQTTALDHQIAQIVEQTEHTRSQTAMLRAEWAMLNQPDRLGTLASRYDRGLQPVTPTQFVQMAALADHMPAVGSQPAHPAPAPRATMVATLAADHVQATMHDAAVAPVSHAPPPAPAPVPVAAHTPAPRHAEPQPVAHDALARALAQNDTHNDPRPAPRMADHVRAPERVAVAEPPHTPTLRDSIVSGPRVTTASYHPHTTAIADAAWHPAAAPRLMGSSSLGTPHVTALPPPVPVSN, from the coding sequence ATGAGTCGGTTAGTCACCCTGTTCTTTGCCGTGGTGGCAGCGGTATCTGGCCTGTTTCTTTACAACAAGAAACAGCAGACAACCGCGCTTGACCACCAGATCGCCCAGATCGTGGAGCAAACGGAGCATACCCGTTCCCAGACAGCGATGCTGCGCGCCGAATGGGCAATGCTCAACCAGCCAGACCGGCTGGGTACGCTGGCCAGCCGTTATGACAGGGGACTGCAGCCGGTCACCCCCACCCAGTTCGTGCAGATGGCCGCACTGGCCGACCACATGCCCGCAGTCGGCAGCCAGCCCGCCCATCCGGCCCCGGCACCGCGCGCGACCATGGTGGCCACCCTTGCGGCTGACCACGTGCAGGCCACCATGCATGACGCCGCAGTGGCCCCGGTTTCCCATGCGCCCCCCCCCGCGCCCGCGCCCGTACCGGTGGCGGCCCACACGCCTGCACCCCGCCATGCCGAGCCGCAGCCCGTGGCGCATGACGCCCTGGCCCGCGCCCTGGCGCAGAATGATACGCATAATGATCCGCGCCCTGCCCCGCGCATGGCGGACCATGTCCGTGCACCCGAGCGCGTGGCGGTGGCCGAACCCCCGCACACGCCCACCCTGCGTGACAGCATCGTATCCGGCCCGCGCGTAACCACCGCCAGCTACCACCCGCATACCACCGCCATAGCCGATGCAGCGTGGCACCCTGCGGCCGCCCCACGCCTGATGGGCAGCAGTTCGCTGGGTACGCCACATGTCACCGCCCTGCCCCCCCCGGTGCCCGTCAGTAACTGA
- a CDS encoding peptidoglycan D,D-transpeptidase FtsI family protein — MNSFSHDQTQGAQASRPVTGSLRIQLAEQRMHARLLVLAGVFCVLFSAIGLKLTVATIIRPMPPQQQQIAPQVPPIPKSDPKGMIAGDVALPQVHRASIIDRTGQVLAMSLPVAQVYANPQEMIDAADAAHKLKGALPTLDEAETRRRLSLNKQFVYLARDISPAQELAVNNLGIPGIYFEPGERRRYPMGRVAAQILGGVDIDDHGVAGVERFFDKRLDGDRTPLRLSVDVRVQNVVHDELQSAMDTFQAIGACAIVMDVHTGEIITMVSLPDYDANDFGRAAPDARFNRAVTGMYEPGSTFKLQTTAMALQEGIAHIWDRFSSTPIKIGRFTISDMKNDHFDPWLTLPEVMAYSSNPAAAHIALDAGATRQQDWLRQMGFFSRVPVELPEAGRPIIPSVANWGVSTTMTVAFGHGVAEPPLSIVRGTAATANGGYLLRPTLVASQAASADATDGAPDTAQAIPPDAQRLISAANSDILRKILRLDVVKGTGGKAESPGYYVGGKTGTAEKIGPHGGYLKHVNVSAFTGIFPMNAPHYAIYVMLDSPKPTAQTHGWTTAGWNAAPTASHMITRIAPMLGLFPDTEHAAAIEASLAIPMKPAVPRGYRALGPGNDPGTAHLHEREHEHTSQGAGHPHHARPHDAAQAAQLAGHTEHAANDLPGPPGHHMRDRG, encoded by the coding sequence ATGAACAGCTTTTCCCATGACCAGACCCAGGGCGCGCAGGCTTCCCGGCCCGTAACGGGAAGCCTGCGCATCCAGTTGGCCGAGCAGCGCATGCATGCGCGGTTGCTGGTTCTGGCGGGCGTGTTCTGTGTCCTGTTCTCGGCCATTGGCCTCAAGCTGACAGTTGCCACCATCATCCGCCCCATGCCGCCGCAGCAGCAGCAGATCGCCCCGCAGGTTCCCCCCATCCCCAAAAGCGACCCAAAGGGGATGATCGCAGGCGATGTGGCGCTGCCGCAGGTGCACCGGGCCTCGATTATCGACCGCACGGGGCAGGTTCTGGCCATGTCGCTGCCGGTGGCGCAGGTCTATGCCAACCCGCAGGAAATGATCGACGCGGCGGATGCGGCGCATAAGCTGAAGGGCGCGCTGCCCACGCTGGACGAGGCTGAGACCCGGCGGCGGCTGTCGCTCAACAAGCAGTTCGTCTATCTGGCGCGCGACATTTCCCCGGCACAGGAACTGGCCGTCAACAACCTTGGCATCCCCGGTATCTATTTTGAACCCGGCGAGCGCCGCCGCTACCCCATGGGCCGGGTGGCGGCCCAGATCCTGGGCGGTGTGGATATTGACGATCACGGCGTGGCGGGGGTCGAGCGCTTCTTTGACAAACGCCTGGACGGGGACCGCACGCCACTGCGCCTATCGGTTGATGTGCGGGTGCAGAACGTAGTGCATGACGAACTCCAGTCCGCCATGGACACGTTCCAGGCCATTGGCGCCTGCGCCATCGTGATGGATGTCCATACCGGCGAGATCATAACCATGGTCAGCCTGCCAGATTACGATGCCAACGACTTTGGTCGCGCAGCGCCCGATGCACGCTTCAACCGCGCCGTTACGGGCATGTACGAACCCGGTTCGACCTTCAAGCTCCAGACCACCGCCATGGCGCTGCAGGAAGGGATAGCCCATATCTGGGACCGCTTTTCCAGCACGCCGATCAAGATCGGGCGCTTTACCATTTCGGACATGAAGAACGACCATTTCGACCCGTGGCTGACCTTGCCCGAGGTGATGGCCTATTCCTCCAACCCCGCCGCTGCCCACATCGCCCTTGATGCAGGCGCCACCCGCCAGCAGGACTGGCTGCGCCAGATGGGCTTCTTCTCACGCGTGCCTGTTGAACTGCCTGAAGCCGGGCGGCCCATCATTCCGTCCGTCGCCAACTGGGGTGTTTCCACCACCATGACCGTGGCATTCGGCCATGGCGTGGCCGAACCACCACTTTCCATCGTGCGTGGCACGGCAGCCACGGCCAATGGTGGCTACCTGCTGCGACCCACGCTGGTGGCAAGCCAGGCCGCCAGCGCCGATGCAACCGACGGCGCGCCCGATACCGCGCAGGCCATCCCGCCCGATGCGCAGCGGCTCATTTCTGCCGCCAATTCCGACATCCTGCGCAAGATCCTGCGGCTGGACGTGGTCAAGGGCACGGGCGGAAAAGCGGAATCGCCGGGCTATTACGTAGGCGGCAAGACCGGTACGGCAGAGAAGATCGGCCCGCATGGCGGCTACCTCAAGCATGTGAATGTGTCGGCCTTTACCGGTATTTTCCCCATGAATGCGCCGCACTACGCCATCTATGTCATGCTCGACAGCCCCAAGCCCACCGCCCAGACCCATGGCTGGACCACGGCGGGGTGGAACGCGGCCCCCACGGCATCGCACATGATCACGCGCATCGCCCCCATGCTGGGCCTGTTTCCCGATACGGAGCATGCGGCTGCGATCGAGGCCTCGCTGGCCATTCCCATGAAGCCCGCCGTGCCACGTGGCTACCGCGCGCTGGGGCCGGGTAACGACCCCGGTACCGCTCACCTGCATGAGCGTGAGCATGAACATACCAGCCAAGGTGCCGGACACCCGCATCATGCCCGCCCCCATGATGCAGCGCAGGCCGCCCAGCTTGCGGGCCATACCGAACACGCGGCCAATGACCTGCCCGGACCACCCGGCCACCATATGCGTGACAGGGGCTGA
- a CDS encoding UDP-N-acetylmuramoyl-L-alanyl-D-glutamate--2,6-diaminopimelate ligase codes for MLLSELLQREGLDGARVTHASKTDIHAISPDSRRIGPGMIFAALRGTHADGRAHIAQAMAQGAAAVLVEHDPAFTPPPGVTCIVAADARAALAHIARVLTPRLPTHIAAITGTNGKTSTAEFLRQIWTLLALPAATIGTLGALAPCPLPDCGPVLTTPDSVGLMCLLGAMAQAGVEHVAVEASSHGLEQRRLDGLRPYAAGFSNLTRDHLDYHGTTEHYRAAKLRLFDTILPEGGIAAFNADMDTATCTALRMIAARRGLVVRTTGVRGETLRLMDVRPMPAGQIVQVMTPTGRREMEVPLVGRFQVDNMLLACAMAGADDNAPERAVSLLPRLHGVRGRLERVGVLDNGAAAYVDYAHTPDAIERLLCSLRPHTPGRLVIVMGAGGDRDRGKRPVMGEVATRLADRVIVTDDNPRTEVAAAIRAAIMAAAPGATEIGDRRQAIATGLGLLGAGDVLVVAGKGHEQGQTIGHDVLPFDDATVIRDLMGTE; via the coding sequence ATGCTGCTGAGTGAACTCCTGCAACGCGAGGGGCTGGATGGCGCGCGGGTTACCCATGCATCGAAAACCGACATCCACGCCATCTCCCCCGATAGCCGCCGGATCGGCCCGGGCATGATCTTTGCCGCCCTGCGCGGCACGCATGCGGACGGGCGCGCCCATATTGCCCAGGCCATGGCACAGGGTGCTGCCGCCGTGCTGGTGGAGCACGACCCTGCCTTCACCCCGCCGCCGGGTGTGACCTGCATCGTGGCGGCAGATGCGCGTGCGGCGCTGGCACACATCGCCCGCGTGCTGACACCCCGACTGCCCACGCATATCGCCGCTATAACCGGTACCAACGGCAAGACCAGCACGGCGGAATTCCTGCGCCAGATATGGACCCTGTTGGCCCTGCCTGCCGCAACCATCGGCACGCTGGGCGCACTGGCCCCCTGCCCGCTACCCGATTGCGGCCCCGTACTGACCACACCGGACAGCGTGGGGCTGATGTGCCTTCTGGGCGCCATGGCACAGGCGGGGGTGGAACATGTGGCGGTCGAGGCCTCATCACACGGGCTGGAGCAGCGCAGGCTGGACGGGCTGCGCCCCTATGCAGCAGGGTTCAGCAACCTGACACGCGACCATCTGGACTATCACGGCACGACCGAACACTACCGCGCAGCCAAGTTGCGCCTGTTCGACACGATCCTGCCCGAAGGAGGCATTGCCGCCTTCAATGCGGATATGGATACGGCCACCTGCACCGCCCTGCGCATGATCGCGGCCCGGCGCGGGCTGGTCGTGCGCACGACGGGGGTGCGGGGCGAGACCCTGCGTCTTATGGACGTGCGGCCCATGCCGGCGGGGCAGATCGTGCAGGTCATGACCCCGACGGGCCGACGGGAAATGGAAGTGCCGCTGGTCGGCCGTTTCCAGGTGGACAACATGCTGCTGGCCTGTGCCATGGCAGGCGCGGATGACAATGCACCCGAGCGTGCCGTCAGCCTGCTGCCCCGCCTGCACGGCGTGCGCGGGCGCCTGGAGCGCGTGGGTGTGCTGGATAACGGGGCGGCCGCCTATGTTGATTACGCCCATACGCCAGACGCCATCGAGCGCCTGCTGTGCTCCCTGCGGCCCCATACGCCGGGCCGACTTGTTATTGTAATGGGAGCTGGCGGCGACCGTGACCGGGGCAAGCGGCCGGTGATGGGCGAAGTCGCAACCCGTCTGGCCGACCGGGTGATCGTAACCGATGACAATCCGCGCACGGAAGTCGCCGCCGCCATTCGCGCCGCCATCATGGCAGCCGCACCGGGTGCGACCGAGATCGGTGACCGGCGGCAGGCCATTGCCACGGGCCTTGGGCTGCTGGGAGCGGGGGACGTGCTGGTGGTGGCAGGCAAGGGCCATGAGCAGGGCCAGACAATCGGCCACGACGTGCTGCCATTTGACGATGCCACGGTAATCCGTGACCTGATGGGGACTGAATGA
- a CDS encoding UDP-N-acetylmuramoyl-tripeptide--D-alanyl-D-alanine ligase, translated as MTLLWNRADLLAATSGRFAAPPGADIAGTGVSIDTRTLQPGDVFIALRGENSNGHDHVARALQAGAACVVAHEDCGADPRILRVTDTLAAMQAMARYARARFGGRMLAVTGSVGKTSVKDMLHAALAACGPTHCAVASYNNHWGVPLTLARLPADAAYCVCEIGMNHAGEIAPLAAMVRPDVAVVTTVASSHLGLMGSVDAIAREKAEILLALPKGGTGIIPDGVTGQVYFEHNAARAGAALWRAGMQAGCAIVPGAVQATATGSDFSLSMPSWQGRAHVGAPGRHMAANAMLALGAACAAGADMARAVAGLATFRPGAGRGAMVRVMQDKVALLDESYNASPASVQAALDLLGLVAAGRRVAVVGDMLELGAFAGHEHVSLLPAVRANADIVFCCGPNMKKLYDSLPPSLQGAWTPDSAQLAPLVRAALRAGDTVMVKGSLGSRMRHVVTALQADDARVGPA; from the coding sequence ATGACACTGCTATGGAACCGCGCGGACCTGCTGGCCGCCACATCGGGGCGGTTCGCGGCTCCCCCCGGCGCAGATATCGCAGGCACTGGCGTCTCGATCGACACGCGTACGCTGCAACCGGGCGATGTGTTCATCGCGCTGCGCGGCGAGAACAGCAACGGGCATGACCATGTGGCCCGCGCGCTGCAAGCCGGCGCGGCCTGCGTGGTGGCGCATGAGGACTGCGGGGCGGACCCGCGCATCCTGCGCGTGACTGATACACTGGCCGCCATGCAGGCCATGGCGCGTTACGCCCGCGCGCGCTTCGGCGGCCGCATGCTGGCCGTGACCGGCAGCGTAGGCAAGACATCGGTCAAGGACATGCTGCACGCGGCCCTTGCCGCCTGTGGCCCCACGCATTGTGCCGTGGCGTCCTACAACAACCACTGGGGCGTGCCACTTACACTGGCGCGGCTGCCTGCCGATGCCGCGTACTGCGTATGCGAGATCGGGATGAACCACGCAGGCGAGATCGCGCCGCTGGCCGCCATGGTGCGGCCAGATGTGGCGGTGGTGACAACGGTCGCCTCATCCCATCTCGGGCTCATGGGCAGTGTGGACGCCATTGCGCGCGAGAAGGCCGAGATTCTGCTGGCCCTGCCCAAAGGCGGTACTGGCATCATTCCCGATGGCGTAACCGGCCAGGTGTATTTTGAACACAATGCCGCCCGCGCGGGTGCCGCATTGTGGCGGGCAGGCATGCAGGCGGGGTGCGCCATCGTGCCCGGCGCGGTGCAGGCCACGGCAACGGGCAGCGATTTCAGCCTGAGCATGCCGAGCTGGCAGGGGCGCGCGCATGTTGGCGCACCCGGCCGGCACATGGCCGCCAACGCCATGCTAGCGCTGGGGGCGGCCTGCGCCGCGGGGGCCGACATGGCGCGCGCGGTGGCGGGCCTTGCCACCTTCCGCCCCGGTGCGGGGCGTGGCGCCATGGTACGGGTGATGCAGGACAAGGTTGCCCTGCTTGATGAAAGCTACAATGCCTCCCCCGCCTCCGTTCAGGCGGCTCTGGACCTGCTGGGACTTGTTGCCGCCGGGCGGCGCGTTGCCGTTGTGGGTGACATGCTTGAACTGGGCGCGTTTGCGGGGCATGAGCATGTCTCCCTCCTTCCTGCCGTCCGCGCAAACGCGGATATTGTCTTCTGTTGCGGCCCGAATATGAAAAAACTCTACGACAGCCTGCCTCCTTCCCTGCAGGGGGCATGGACCCCTGATTCCGCGCAGCTTGCCCCGCTGGTGCGCGCGGCCCTGCGCGCAGGGGATACCGTCATGGTCAAGGGCAGCCTTGGCAGCCGCATGCGCCATGTCGTTACCGCCTTACAGGCGGATGATGCGCGGGTGGGACCGGCCTGA